GTCGATGGCGGCAACTGGATGAGCTAGTGAGCTTGCTCCCATGGCGAGCTGACAGGCGAAGTGGGCTGTCAGGCCGCCATCGGGGGCATCAGGTGGATAGGCGTCGGCTTCCTTGGATCAGGACGCCCGGTCACTCGGCAAAACTGCGGTCGAAGAAGTAAATTTCTCCTGGCTTCAACAGCTCCAGCGTCGCCTGTGGCCTGCCGCCTTCACCCTGCTTCTTGCGCCCCGTCTCACGTAGGTATCCCGCCTCCGTCAGCTTCAGCAATCGCTGGCGAATACTGGTCTTGAGCACCGGCCGCGCCAGCACCAGGGAAAAAATGGTGGTCGCTTGCGGCGCACTGAATTCCTTGCCCAGAAACATCAGCGGCAAGCTGCTGTACAGCGACTTGGACAGCAGCCGTTCCTGCACCGCCGCGACGATCAGGTTGTGATCGAAGGGCAACTTGATACTGCCGTCCGCCACTGCGTTCAGTGAAAACCAGGCCTGATGCTCAGCCAGTGTCACCTCATCCGCCACAATTGCCAGGTAGTGAGTGGACGACGACCAGCAGCGCGGGTCACGGAACGCATCCCCCACCGTGCCAACCTGCTCGCTCCAGGCCAGGTCCAGGCCGACTTTGTCACTGGTGCGCAGCCGTTCCACGGCATCCTTGAGGCTCAAGTCCGGTACATCCCCGTTCACCACCACGCCCGGCAGCGCCCAATGCCCGGCGAAGGGCTCGGCCTCGCGTTTGTTCAACAACAGTTTGAGTTCGCCCGAGGCGCGGCAATAAAACAGTACGCACAGGTCGACGGTGTGGAGGTAGGCACTAGGTGGCATGTGAAGTCCTTCTGAACGGCTATCGGCACAGTCTAGCGAAACGAGCGGCGATGTCATGTACTTTCCTGGGCGCAATTTTCTAAAAGTCTATTGCAATAAAAGTACATGACGTGTACTTTTGTTTCAGGCCACCGGAGAATCACTATGACCCTCACGAAAACTGCCATCGCTTCCTTCGATGTCGATGCCCAGAAAAGTTTCACGCCGCTGTGCCCCGACGAGTTGCCCGTAGCCGGCGGTGATCTGATCGGTGCCGAGCTCAATTACATGGCCAGCCTTGCCGGGCATCGCATCGGCAGCAAGGACGCCCACACCCCGCACGCGCCCTGGGTGGTCGCGCAGCACAGCCAGATGCTGCAACCCACCGGCCTGGCCCACGCCGATGTCACTTGGGTCAGCCACTGCGTACCCGGTACCGAGGGCTTCGCCTTGCTGGATGAGCTGCCCACCCCGTACGACTACGACTACTTCATCTGGAAGGGTGTCGAACCCGACCTGCACCCCTACGGCGCCTGTTACCACGACCTGCACGACAAGTTGTCGACGGGCGTCATCGAATACCTCAAGGCCCACGGTATCGTTCGCGTCATCGTCGGTGGCCTGGCCCTGGACTACTGCGTCAAGACCACCGCCTTGCAACTGCTCAACGCTGGGTTGCAGGTGGTGCTGCACCTGCCGGCGTGTCGAGCGATCACCGAGGAGGGCGCTGTTCAGGCCGTCAATGAGTTGCTCAAGGCCGGTGCTGTCATCAGCAGTACCCGCGAAGAACTGGCCGTGATGGCCCTGCGTTAAGGAGATGCCCCATGGAAAGCGCCTATAACGACGAATCCCCGGTAATCCAGGGCTTGCTCGACACCGACTACTACACCTTCACCATGATGCAGGCGGTGCTGCACCAGCATCCCAACGTGGACGTGGAGTACAACTTCATCGTCCGCTCCAGGGAAAAACTCGGCCACCTGATCCCTGCGCTGCGAACCGAGCTGGAAAAACTTGCCGACCTGCAGATGCGTGAAGGTGAGCTGCGCTTCCTGTTCAACCCGCGTTTTCGCGAATACCTCACGCCGGATTACGAGCGTTTTCTCGGCCTGTTTCGCTTCGACCTGCGCTATATCCACGTGAGTGAAGTGGACGGTCAACTGAACATCCGCGTGATCGGCCCGATGCTGCACTGCATCATGTTCGAACAACCGATATTGGCGCTGGTCAGTGAACTGCGCAATCGCGAAAAATACCCCGACGTGACCCTTGAAGACGTCACCCGCAAGCTCTATCAGAAGTTCGATTGGCTGGAGAAAAACCTCAGCCGCGAAGAACTCGCCGACCTGCGCGTATCCGACTTCTCCACCCGCCGGCGCCTGTCATTCAAGGCACAGCGCGAAGTGGTAGACATCATGCGCCGCGACTTTCCCGGCCAATTCCTCGGTACCAGCAACGCGCATCTGGCCTACGAATTCGACTTGCCACTCATCGGCACCATGGCCCACCAATGGCTGATGGTGCACCAGCAACTGGGCCGTCTGCGCGAAAGCCAGAATGCCGCTCTGGAAAACTGGGTGCGTGAGTACCGTGGCCGCCTGGGGGTCGCCCTGACCGACTGCATCAGCACCGACTTTTTCCTAAAGGATTTCGACCTGTACTTCGCCAAGCTCTACGACGGCCTGCGCCAGGACTCCGGTGACCCTATCGCCTGGGCCGACAAAGTCCTGACCAGATATAAGGAACTCGGCATTGACCCCATGACCAAAGACCTTATGTTCTCCGATGGTCTGAATTTCGAAAAATGCCTGCCGATCCTGCGCCACATTCGTGGCAAGGCCCGGTTCGGCTTCGGCATGGGCACCAGCCTGGCCTGCGATGTGGACGGTGTCGAGCCGCTGAGCATTGTGATGAAGCTGGTACGGGTACACGGTGAGCCGGTGGTGAAATTCTCCGATGACCCGGTCAAGAACGTCTGCGAAGACCCGTCGTTTTTGCAGTACGCGGCACAGGTATTCAACGTTGGTAGCGTGGAGGAATGACATGCACACTCAAGAACGGATCGCCCATGAGCTGAACGTCGACCGCTCGCTGGTCAAAGGCCGCGAGACCCAGGAAATTCAACGGCGCATCGATTTCATCAAGGCCACCTTGCGCAATTCAGGCTGCAAGGCCCTGGTGCTGGGTATCAGCGGCGGCGTCGACTCCCTGGTGGCCGGGCGGCTGTGCCAGTTGGCGGTGGAGCAACTGCGCGATGACGATTATCCCGCGCGTTTCATTGCCATGCGCCTGCCCTACAAGAGCCAGGCGGATGAGCATGATGCGAGCGCCTCCCTGGACTTTATCCAGCCCGACCAGACCGAAACCCTGAACATCGCCGCCGGTGTCGATGGGCTGATGTCCAGCCTGGCCGTGTCGGATGTCAGTGCCGAACGCGTGGATTTCATCAAAGGCAACGTCAAGGCGCGGGCTCGGATGATCGCCCAGTACGCGGTGGCCAATTTGCATAACGGCCTGGTGGTGGGCACCGATCAGGGCGCCGAGGCCTTGATGGGGTTTTTCACCAAATTCGGTGATGGCGCCTGCGACCTCGCACCGCTGTCCGGCTTGACCAAGACCCAGGTGCGCCTGCTGGGCGCGGGCCTCGGCGCGCCGGCCAGGCTGGTTGGCAAACTGCCCACCGCCGACCTGGAAGAATTGGCACCGGGCAAGGCTGACGAGCTGGCCTACGGCTGCACTTATGCAGAGATCGACGCCTACCTGATGGGCGAGCCGGTCAGTGAGCGGGTGAGGACGATCGTCGAGGAGGCGTACCGCAAGACAGCGCACAAACGCGCGCTGCCTTTTGTGCCCGCTTGATCAACGCTCGATCGACCGACTCCAGCGCGCGTTCCACTCCGGCCGCGCTTGGTTGACCTGGTCCCAGTCAATCGAAATCGCCGTCTGCAGATAACCTTGCATCGCTTCCACACGGGCGCGGGTTTTATCGGTGGTCGGCGTGGTCGGGTTCGACGGGATCTGGTCGCCTTCCTCCAACGCCGGCGCCTGGGCCTCGGCGGTCAGCAGGAACGCGGCGAGTTTCTGTGCCAGTTCCGGCCGGTCATTGCGCGCGATCACGCACTCGGCCACGTTCAGCACCACCGCGCCTTCCTTGGGCTGGGCATATTCCATGGGCACGCCGAGCAGTTTCTGGGTCGCTACCTGAGTCGGGGTGAGAGGGAAAATCGCGGCCTCGTCGGTCTGTACCATCTCGGAAATCTTCGCCGAGCTGGCGATGTATTCCAGCACATTGGGGCCGACGGTTTTTGGCCAGGCCTTGAAGCCCGGTTCCACGTTGGTCTCGTCGCCGCCCTGGATGCGGTTGAACATCAGGAAGCCATGCAGGCCGAAGGTGGAGGAGGCCAGCGACTGGAACACCACTTTGTCCTTGAAGCGCGGGTCGGCCAGGTCCATCCATGAGGTCGGCGCCGCCCAGCCTTGTTCCTTGAACATCTTGGCGTTGTAGCCAAGGCCTGTGACGCCGAGCGTTACGGCCACGGCCTGGTCCTTGATTTTCGCCTTGGCCGGGATCTGCTCCAGAGGCGGGCTGGGCGCGAGTGTGTCGCACAGGCCCATGGAAATGGCGCGGTACATGATGCCGTCGTCGAGGAACATCACGTGCATCTGCGGGTTGTCTTTGTTGGCCTGGACCTTGGCGAGAATGTCTGACGAGGTGCCCGGCACGATGACCACCTTGACGTTGTTGGCCTTTTCGAAGGCGGGCAGCACTTTATCGGCGTAGACCCGTTCCATGGTGCCGCCGTTCATGCCCAGGTACAGCGTGGGCGCGGCATGGGCACTGGTGGCGAGCAGGGCGAGGGATAAGCAGGACAGCGCACTACGTGGGTTCATGGGGTTTTTCCTCTCAGGCTTGGAAACGACGGATGGAAAACGCTTCAATGGGCTGGCGGCTGACGCCTGTGCAGACGATCTCTGCCAGGGCTTCACCCACCGCAGGCCCGAGCTGGAACCCGGCACCGGCAAAACCGAAACCGTGGAGCAGGCCAGGCTGGGTGCTGCTGGGGCCGATCACCGGTTCGTGATCGGGTAGATAACCTTCGGTGCCGCTCCAGGTACGGATGGCCTGGGCGCCTTGCAGGAACGGGTACAGCTCACCGGCGTTGCGCAGAATCTCCAGCACCGCCGCCTGGCCGGGCCTGGCCTTCTGAGGCCCAAGGGCGAAGCCGCGACCACCGCCGAGGATGCAGTTGCCGCGTGCCACTTGCCGCGCATAGATTCCGCCGCCTTCGACGCCGGTGCTCACGTCCATCACTAGGGGCAACGGCTCGGTCACCAGCATCGCCGGGTGGGCCGAGACCATCGGCACCGGCTCGCCAAATTGCGCCGCGACACTGCCGGCCCACGCGCCGGCGCAGTTGAGCAGCCAGGGCGCCTGCAGCTGCAGGCCGTTGGCGCAATGCACCTGGAACCGCCGGCCGTCATGTTCGATCCGGCTCACCGGTGCCTGTTCATACACCGCTGCGCCACAGCGCTGCGCCGCGCGGGCGAAGGCCGGCGA
This region of Pseudomonas sp. MUP55 genomic DNA includes:
- a CDS encoding NUDIX hydrolase; protein product: MPPSAYLHTVDLCVLFYCRASGELKLLLNKREAEPFAGHWALPGVVVNGDVPDLSLKDAVERLRTSDKVGLDLAWSEQVGTVGDAFRDPRCWSSSTHYLAIVADEVTLAEHQAWFSLNAVADGSIKLPFDHNLIVAAVQERLLSKSLYSSLPLMFLGKEFSAPQATTIFSLVLARPVLKTSIRQRLLKLTEAGYLRETGRKKQGEGGRPQATLELLKPGEIYFFDRSFAE
- a CDS encoding nicotinamidase — encoded protein: MTLTKTAIASFDVDAQKSFTPLCPDELPVAGGDLIGAELNYMASLAGHRIGSKDAHTPHAPWVVAQHSQMLQPTGLAHADVTWVSHCVPGTEGFALLDELPTPYDYDYFIWKGVEPDLHPYGACYHDLHDKLSTGVIEYLKAHGIVRVIVGGLALDYCVKTTALQLLNAGLQVVLHLPACRAITEEGAVQAVNELLKAGAVISSTREELAVMALR
- the pncB gene encoding nicotinate phosphoribosyltransferase, with amino-acid sequence MESAYNDESPVIQGLLDTDYYTFTMMQAVLHQHPNVDVEYNFIVRSREKLGHLIPALRTELEKLADLQMREGELRFLFNPRFREYLTPDYERFLGLFRFDLRYIHVSEVDGQLNIRVIGPMLHCIMFEQPILALVSELRNREKYPDVTLEDVTRKLYQKFDWLEKNLSREELADLRVSDFSTRRRLSFKAQREVVDIMRRDFPGQFLGTSNAHLAYEFDLPLIGTMAHQWLMVHQQLGRLRESQNAALENWVREYRGRLGVALTDCISTDFFLKDFDLYFAKLYDGLRQDSGDPIAWADKVLTRYKELGIDPMTKDLMFSDGLNFEKCLPILRHIRGKARFGFGMGTSLACDVDGVEPLSIVMKLVRVHGEPVVKFSDDPVKNVCEDPSFLQYAAQVFNVGSVEE
- the nadE gene encoding ammonia-dependent NAD(+) synthetase, with translation MHTQERIAHELNVDRSLVKGRETQEIQRRIDFIKATLRNSGCKALVLGISGGVDSLVAGRLCQLAVEQLRDDDYPARFIAMRLPYKSQADEHDASASLDFIQPDQTETLNIAAGVDGLMSSLAVSDVSAERVDFIKGNVKARARMIAQYAVANLHNGLVVGTDQGAEALMGFFTKFGDGACDLAPLSGLTKTQVRLLGAGLGAPARLVGKLPTADLEELAPGKADELAYGCTYAEIDAYLMGEPVSERVRTIVEEAYRKTAHKRALPFVPA
- a CDS encoding ABC transporter substrate-binding protein, which gives rise to MNPRSALSCLSLALLATSAHAAPTLYLGMNGGTMERVYADKVLPAFEKANNVKVVIVPGTSSDILAKVQANKDNPQMHVMFLDDGIMYRAISMGLCDTLAPSPPLEQIPAKAKIKDQAVAVTLGVTGLGYNAKMFKEQGWAAPTSWMDLADPRFKDKVVFQSLASSTFGLHGFLMFNRIQGGDETNVEPGFKAWPKTVGPNVLEYIASSAKISEMVQTDEAAIFPLTPTQVATQKLLGVPMEYAQPKEGAVVLNVAECVIARNDRPELAQKLAAFLLTAEAQAPALEEGDQIPSNPTTPTTDKTRARVEAMQGYLQTAISIDWDQVNQARPEWNARWSRSIER
- a CDS encoding FAD-dependent oxidoreductase, whose protein sequence is MGGGIVGASAALMLARQGQRVALVERDFCGSHSSGVNYGGVRRQGRPLHQLPLSQRAHQLWSDLPSLIGIDGEYVRSGHLKLARSHDDFAALQAYAAHTRGFGLNLQLLDYTQLRQRFAWVGDIAVGASFCPEDGHANPRLVSPAFARAAQRCGAAVYEQAPVSRIEHDGRRFQVHCANGLQLQAPWLLNCAGAWAGSVAAQFGEPVPMVSAHPAMLVTEPLPLVMDVSTGVEGGGIYARQVARGNCILGGGRGFALGPQKARPGQAAVLEILRNAGELYPFLQGAQAIRTWSGTEGYLPDHEPVIGPSSTQPGLLHGFGFAGAGFQLGPAVGEALAEIVCTGVSRQPIEAFSIRRFQA